One Felis catus isolate Fca126 chromosome D2, F.catus_Fca126_mat1.0, whole genome shotgun sequence DNA window includes the following coding sequences:
- the PLEKHS1 gene encoding pleckstrin homology domain-containing family S member 1 isoform X2, with product MLGEQTAIMEPKPQKSPGKQFTFYYENEVCKQDYFIKSPPPQLFFSASSWKKRFFILSKSGGRRLHVSYYKDEHRRGSIEIDRNSSVEVGISSHEKMQSVCKMFKCHPDEVMSIRTTNREYFLIGHDREKIKEWVSFMLSFCWDAKAARQNTEEKFPLGGKRPSSDPSPLLGPSSASEAVSPTPPRNSLPDMHLMENNSPGLRQAHLPHDFLSETTEETEEESHYVSPQSILSQLDDLNASNDPGQPAEPDSPEQFSETNEHHYMPMKSCFFRETSHKSADSKEGSQALPEIQNGGLHLQEQGSQSDSCLPPANMEAQTMNDKKGLASLTVVQLSILINNIPDESQVEKLNVFLSPSDVINYLSLMEAAGRICVAQWQGPPHLGCLFFHGDHILAVNDLMPQGLEEASLFLSRSVQKEKIKLTIGRIPNSEKFHAVACTCPLKYKGVVPCRLGEPRLEKTLKRSPAIKKGQHQRTGESHARTHC from the exons ATGCT AGGAGAACAGACAGCCATAATGGAACCCAAACCTCAGAAGAGCCCAG gcaaacaatttacattttattatgaaaatgaagTCTGCAAACAAGATTACTTTATTAAATCACCACCTCCTCAGCTTTTCTTCTCTGCT tcttcTTGGAAAAAGCGGTTTTTCATTCTGTcaaagagtgggggaaggagactTCACGTCTCCTATTACAAAGACGAACATCGCCGAGGTTCCATTGAAATTGACCG AAACTCCAGTGTAGAAGTTGGCATAAGTAGCCATGAAAAAATGCAATCTGTATGTAAGATGTTCAAATGCCACCCTGATGAGGTGATGTCCATCAGAACCACTAACAGGGAATATTTCCTCATTGGCCATGACAG GGAGAAGATTAAAGAGTGGGTCTCCTTCATGTTATCATTTTGCTGGGACGCCAAAGCAGCACGCCAGAACACAGAG GAGAAATTCCCCCTGGGTGGTAAAAGGCCTTCTTCAGACCCCAGTCCTCTCCTTGGTCCTTCCAGCGCGTCAGAGGCTGTCAGCCCCACCCCACCAAGAAATAGTCTTCCAGACATG CATTTAATGGAAAACAATTCTCCAGGACTCAGACAAGCTCATCTGCCACACGATTTCTTGTCAGAGACTActgaagagacagaagaagagagtCATTATGTTAGTCCTCAAAGTATCCTTTCACAG TTGGATGATCTTAATGCTTCCAATGATCCTGGTCAACCTGCTGAGCCTGATAGTCCAGAACAGTTCTCGGAGACAAATGAACATCATTACATGCCAATGAAATCCTG ttttttcaGAGAGACATCCCACAAGTCTGCTGATAGCAAAGAGGGATCCCAGGCCCTTCCAGAGATCCAGAACGGGGGGCTTCACTTGCAAGAACAAGGCTCACAAAGTGACTCTTGTCTTCCACCTGCCAATATGGAAGCACAGACCATGAATGACAAAAAGGGGTTGGCCTCACTTACTGTTGTGCAATTATCTATACTAATCAA TAACATCCCTGATGAAAGCCAAGTGGAGAAACTGAATgtgttcctttctccttctgacGTCATAAATTATCTTAGTCTCATGGAAGCTGCGGGACGGATATG TGTGGCTCAGTGGCAAGGCCCCCCGCACCTgggatgtttattttttcacGGAGATCACATCTTGGCTGTGAATGACCTGATGCCCCAGGGCCTGGAGGAGGCTTCCTTGTTTCTCAGTCGGTCTGTCCAGAAGGAG aaaataaaactcaccATCGGCCGGATCCCAAATTCAGAGAAATTCCATGCTGTCGCCTGTACGTGCCCCTTAAAATACAAAGGTGTTGTACCTTGTCGACTGGGTGAGCCTAGACTGGAGAAGACCCTGAAGAGGAGTCCAGCCATTAAAAAGGGTCAACACCAACGAACTGGAGAGTCACACGCCAGGACCCACTGCTGA
- the PLEKHS1 gene encoding pleckstrin homology domain-containing family S member 1 isoform X3, with protein sequence MLGEQTAIMEPKPQKSPGKQFTFYYENEVCKQDYFIKSPPPQLFFSASSWKKRFFILSKSGGRRLHVSYYKDEHRRGSIEIDRNSSVEVGISSHEKMQSVCKMFKCHPDEVMSIRTTNREYFLIGHDREKIKEWVSFMLSFCWDAKAARQNTEQEKFPLGGKRPSSDPSPLLGPSSASEAVSPTPPRNSLPDMHLMENNSPGLRQAHLPHDFLSETTEETEEESHYVSPQSILSQLDDLNASNDPGQPAEPDSPEQFSETNEHHYMPMKSCFFRETSHKSADSKEGSQALPEIQNGGLHLQEQGSQSDSCLPPANMEAQTMNDKKGNIPDESQVEKLNVFLSPSDVINYLSLMEAAGRICVAQWQGPPHLGCLFFHGDHILAVNDLMPQGLEEASLFLSRSVQKEKIKLTIGRIPNSEKFHAVACTCPLKYKGVVPCRLGEPRLEKTLKRSPAIKKGQHQRTGESHARTHC encoded by the exons ATGCT AGGAGAACAGACAGCCATAATGGAACCCAAACCTCAGAAGAGCCCAG gcaaacaatttacattttattatgaaaatgaagTCTGCAAACAAGATTACTTTATTAAATCACCACCTCCTCAGCTTTTCTTCTCTGCT tcttcTTGGAAAAAGCGGTTTTTCATTCTGTcaaagagtgggggaaggagactTCACGTCTCCTATTACAAAGACGAACATCGCCGAGGTTCCATTGAAATTGACCG AAACTCCAGTGTAGAAGTTGGCATAAGTAGCCATGAAAAAATGCAATCTGTATGTAAGATGTTCAAATGCCACCCTGATGAGGTGATGTCCATCAGAACCACTAACAGGGAATATTTCCTCATTGGCCATGACAG GGAGAAGATTAAAGAGTGGGTCTCCTTCATGTTATCATTTTGCTGGGACGCCAAAGCAGCACGCCAGAACACAGAG CAGGAGAAATTCCCCCTGGGTGGTAAAAGGCCTTCTTCAGACCCCAGTCCTCTCCTTGGTCCTTCCAGCGCGTCAGAGGCTGTCAGCCCCACCCCACCAAGAAATAGTCTTCCAGACATG CATTTAATGGAAAACAATTCTCCAGGACTCAGACAAGCTCATCTGCCACACGATTTCTTGTCAGAGACTActgaagagacagaagaagagagtCATTATGTTAGTCCTCAAAGTATCCTTTCACAG TTGGATGATCTTAATGCTTCCAATGATCCTGGTCAACCTGCTGAGCCTGATAGTCCAGAACAGTTCTCGGAGACAAATGAACATCATTACATGCCAATGAAATCCTG ttttttcaGAGAGACATCCCACAAGTCTGCTGATAGCAAAGAGGGATCCCAGGCCCTTCCAGAGATCCAGAACGGGGGGCTTCACTTGCAAGAACAAGGCTCACAAAGTGACTCTTGTCTTCCACCTGCCAATATGGAAGCACAGACCATGAATGACAAAAAGGG TAACATCCCTGATGAAAGCCAAGTGGAGAAACTGAATgtgttcctttctccttctgacGTCATAAATTATCTTAGTCTCATGGAAGCTGCGGGACGGATATG TGTGGCTCAGTGGCAAGGCCCCCCGCACCTgggatgtttattttttcacGGAGATCACATCTTGGCTGTGAATGACCTGATGCCCCAGGGCCTGGAGGAGGCTTCCTTGTTTCTCAGTCGGTCTGTCCAGAAGGAG aaaataaaactcaccATCGGCCGGATCCCAAATTCAGAGAAATTCCATGCTGTCGCCTGTACGTGCCCCTTAAAATACAAAGGTGTTGTACCTTGTCGACTGGGTGAGCCTAGACTGGAGAAGACCCTGAAGAGGAGTCCAGCCATTAAAAAGGGTCAACACCAACGAACTGGAGAGTCACACGCCAGGACCCACTGCTGA
- the PLEKHS1 gene encoding pleckstrin homology domain-containing family S member 1 isoform X4: protein MLGEQTAIMEPKPQKSPGKQFTFYYENEVCKQDYFIKSPPPQLFFSASSWKKRFFILSKSGGRRLHVSYYKDEHRRGSIEIDRNSSVEVGISSHEKMQSVCKMFKCHPDEVMSIRTTNREYFLIGHDREKIKEWVSFMLSFCWDAKAARQNTEEKFPLGGKRPSSDPSPLLGPSSASEAVSPTPPRNSLPDMHLMENNSPGLRQAHLPHDFLSETTEETEEESHYVSPQSILSQLDDLNASNDPGQPAEPDSPEQFSETNEHHYMPMKSCFFRETSHKSADSKEGSQALPEIQNGGLHLQEQGSQSDSCLPPANMEAQTMNDKKGNIPDESQVEKLNVFLSPSDVINYLSLMEAAGRICVAQWQGPPHLGCLFFHGDHILAVNDLMPQGLEEASLFLSRSVQKEKIKLTIGRIPNSEKFHAVACTCPLKYKGVVPCRLGEPRLEKTLKRSPAIKKGQHQRTGESHARTHC, encoded by the exons ATGCT AGGAGAACAGACAGCCATAATGGAACCCAAACCTCAGAAGAGCCCAG gcaaacaatttacattttattatgaaaatgaagTCTGCAAACAAGATTACTTTATTAAATCACCACCTCCTCAGCTTTTCTTCTCTGCT tcttcTTGGAAAAAGCGGTTTTTCATTCTGTcaaagagtgggggaaggagactTCACGTCTCCTATTACAAAGACGAACATCGCCGAGGTTCCATTGAAATTGACCG AAACTCCAGTGTAGAAGTTGGCATAAGTAGCCATGAAAAAATGCAATCTGTATGTAAGATGTTCAAATGCCACCCTGATGAGGTGATGTCCATCAGAACCACTAACAGGGAATATTTCCTCATTGGCCATGACAG GGAGAAGATTAAAGAGTGGGTCTCCTTCATGTTATCATTTTGCTGGGACGCCAAAGCAGCACGCCAGAACACAGAG GAGAAATTCCCCCTGGGTGGTAAAAGGCCTTCTTCAGACCCCAGTCCTCTCCTTGGTCCTTCCAGCGCGTCAGAGGCTGTCAGCCCCACCCCACCAAGAAATAGTCTTCCAGACATG CATTTAATGGAAAACAATTCTCCAGGACTCAGACAAGCTCATCTGCCACACGATTTCTTGTCAGAGACTActgaagagacagaagaagagagtCATTATGTTAGTCCTCAAAGTATCCTTTCACAG TTGGATGATCTTAATGCTTCCAATGATCCTGGTCAACCTGCTGAGCCTGATAGTCCAGAACAGTTCTCGGAGACAAATGAACATCATTACATGCCAATGAAATCCTG ttttttcaGAGAGACATCCCACAAGTCTGCTGATAGCAAAGAGGGATCCCAGGCCCTTCCAGAGATCCAGAACGGGGGGCTTCACTTGCAAGAACAAGGCTCACAAAGTGACTCTTGTCTTCCACCTGCCAATATGGAAGCACAGACCATGAATGACAAAAAGGG TAACATCCCTGATGAAAGCCAAGTGGAGAAACTGAATgtgttcctttctccttctgacGTCATAAATTATCTTAGTCTCATGGAAGCTGCGGGACGGATATG TGTGGCTCAGTGGCAAGGCCCCCCGCACCTgggatgtttattttttcacGGAGATCACATCTTGGCTGTGAATGACCTGATGCCCCAGGGCCTGGAGGAGGCTTCCTTGTTTCTCAGTCGGTCTGTCCAGAAGGAG aaaataaaactcaccATCGGCCGGATCCCAAATTCAGAGAAATTCCATGCTGTCGCCTGTACGTGCCCCTTAAAATACAAAGGTGTTGTACCTTGTCGACTGGGTGAGCCTAGACTGGAGAAGACCCTGAAGAGGAGTCCAGCCATTAAAAAGGGTCAACACCAACGAACTGGAGAGTCACACGCCAGGACCCACTGCTGA
- the PLEKHS1 gene encoding pleckstrin homology domain-containing family S member 1 isoform X5, translated as MLGEQTAIMEPKPQKSPGKQFTFYYENEVCKQDYFIKSPPPQLFFSASSWKKRFFILSKSGGRRLHVSYYKDEHRRGSIEIDRNSSVEVGISSHEKMQSVCKMFKCHPDEVMSIRTTNREYFLIGHDREKIKEWVSFMLSFCWDAKAARQNTEQEKFPLGGKRPSSDPSPLLGPSSASEAVSPTPPRNSLPDMHLMENNSPGLRQAHLPHDFLSETTEETEEESHYVSPQSILSQLDDLNASNDPGQPAEPDSPEQFSETNEHHYMPMKSCFFRETSHKSADSKEGSQALPEIQNGGLHLQEQGSQSDSCLPPANMEAQTMNDKKGLASLTVVQLSILINNIPDESQVEKLNVFLSPSDVINYLSLMEAAGRICVAQWQGPPHLGCLFFHGDHILAVNDLMPQGLEEASLFLSRSVQKEWQRFS; from the exons ATGCT AGGAGAACAGACAGCCATAATGGAACCCAAACCTCAGAAGAGCCCAG gcaaacaatttacattttattatgaaaatgaagTCTGCAAACAAGATTACTTTATTAAATCACCACCTCCTCAGCTTTTCTTCTCTGCT tcttcTTGGAAAAAGCGGTTTTTCATTCTGTcaaagagtgggggaaggagactTCACGTCTCCTATTACAAAGACGAACATCGCCGAGGTTCCATTGAAATTGACCG AAACTCCAGTGTAGAAGTTGGCATAAGTAGCCATGAAAAAATGCAATCTGTATGTAAGATGTTCAAATGCCACCCTGATGAGGTGATGTCCATCAGAACCACTAACAGGGAATATTTCCTCATTGGCCATGACAG GGAGAAGATTAAAGAGTGGGTCTCCTTCATGTTATCATTTTGCTGGGACGCCAAAGCAGCACGCCAGAACACAGAG CAGGAGAAATTCCCCCTGGGTGGTAAAAGGCCTTCTTCAGACCCCAGTCCTCTCCTTGGTCCTTCCAGCGCGTCAGAGGCTGTCAGCCCCACCCCACCAAGAAATAGTCTTCCAGACATG CATTTAATGGAAAACAATTCTCCAGGACTCAGACAAGCTCATCTGCCACACGATTTCTTGTCAGAGACTActgaagagacagaagaagagagtCATTATGTTAGTCCTCAAAGTATCCTTTCACAG TTGGATGATCTTAATGCTTCCAATGATCCTGGTCAACCTGCTGAGCCTGATAGTCCAGAACAGTTCTCGGAGACAAATGAACATCATTACATGCCAATGAAATCCTG ttttttcaGAGAGACATCCCACAAGTCTGCTGATAGCAAAGAGGGATCCCAGGCCCTTCCAGAGATCCAGAACGGGGGGCTTCACTTGCAAGAACAAGGCTCACAAAGTGACTCTTGTCTTCCACCTGCCAATATGGAAGCACAGACCATGAATGACAAAAAGGGGTTGGCCTCACTTACTGTTGTGCAATTATCTATACTAATCAA TAACATCCCTGATGAAAGCCAAGTGGAGAAACTGAATgtgttcctttctccttctgacGTCATAAATTATCTTAGTCTCATGGAAGCTGCGGGACGGATATG TGTGGCTCAGTGGCAAGGCCCCCCGCACCTgggatgtttattttttcacGGAGATCACATCTTGGCTGTGAATGACCTGATGCCCCAGGGCCTGGAGGAGGCTTCCTTGTTTCTCAGTCGGTCTGTCCAGAAGGAG
- the PLEKHS1 gene encoding pleckstrin homology domain-containing family S member 1 isoform X6, producing the protein MLGEQTAIMEPKPQKSPGKQFTFYYENEVCKQDYFIKSPPPQLFFSASSWKKRFFILSKSGGRRLHVSYYKDEHRRGSIEIDRNSSVEVGISSHEKMQSVCKMFKCHPDEVMSIRTTNREYFLIGHDREKIKEWVSFMLSFCWDAKAARQNTEQEKFPLGGKRPSSDPSPLLGPSSASEAVSPTPPRNSLPDMHLMENNSPGLRQAHLPHDFLSETTEETEEESHYVSPQSILSQLDDLNASNDPGQPAEPDSPEQFSETNEHHYMPMKSCFFRETSHKSADSKEGSQALPEIQNGGLHLQEQGSQSDSCLPPANMEAQTMNDKKGLASLTVVQLSILINNIPDESQVEKLNVFLSPSDVINYLSLMEAAGRICVAQWQGPPHLGCLFFHGDHILAVNDLMPQGLEEASLFLSRSVQKE; encoded by the exons ATGCT AGGAGAACAGACAGCCATAATGGAACCCAAACCTCAGAAGAGCCCAG gcaaacaatttacattttattatgaaaatgaagTCTGCAAACAAGATTACTTTATTAAATCACCACCTCCTCAGCTTTTCTTCTCTGCT tcttcTTGGAAAAAGCGGTTTTTCATTCTGTcaaagagtgggggaaggagactTCACGTCTCCTATTACAAAGACGAACATCGCCGAGGTTCCATTGAAATTGACCG AAACTCCAGTGTAGAAGTTGGCATAAGTAGCCATGAAAAAATGCAATCTGTATGTAAGATGTTCAAATGCCACCCTGATGAGGTGATGTCCATCAGAACCACTAACAGGGAATATTTCCTCATTGGCCATGACAG GGAGAAGATTAAAGAGTGGGTCTCCTTCATGTTATCATTTTGCTGGGACGCCAAAGCAGCACGCCAGAACACAGAG CAGGAGAAATTCCCCCTGGGTGGTAAAAGGCCTTCTTCAGACCCCAGTCCTCTCCTTGGTCCTTCCAGCGCGTCAGAGGCTGTCAGCCCCACCCCACCAAGAAATAGTCTTCCAGACATG CATTTAATGGAAAACAATTCTCCAGGACTCAGACAAGCTCATCTGCCACACGATTTCTTGTCAGAGACTActgaagagacagaagaagagagtCATTATGTTAGTCCTCAAAGTATCCTTTCACAG TTGGATGATCTTAATGCTTCCAATGATCCTGGTCAACCTGCTGAGCCTGATAGTCCAGAACAGTTCTCGGAGACAAATGAACATCATTACATGCCAATGAAATCCTG ttttttcaGAGAGACATCCCACAAGTCTGCTGATAGCAAAGAGGGATCCCAGGCCCTTCCAGAGATCCAGAACGGGGGGCTTCACTTGCAAGAACAAGGCTCACAAAGTGACTCTTGTCTTCCACCTGCCAATATGGAAGCACAGACCATGAATGACAAAAAGGGGTTGGCCTCACTTACTGTTGTGCAATTATCTATACTAATCAA TAACATCCCTGATGAAAGCCAAGTGGAGAAACTGAATgtgttcctttctccttctgacGTCATAAATTATCTTAGTCTCATGGAAGCTGCGGGACGGATATG TGTGGCTCAGTGGCAAGGCCCCCCGCACCTgggatgtttattttttcacGGAGATCACATCTTGGCTGTGAATGACCTGATGCCCCAGGGCCTGGAGGAGGCTTCCTTGTTTCTCAGTCGGTCTGTCCAGAAGGAG TGA
- the PLEKHS1 gene encoding pleckstrin homology domain-containing family S member 1 isoform X1: MLGEQTAIMEPKPQKSPGKQFTFYYENEVCKQDYFIKSPPPQLFFSASSWKKRFFILSKSGGRRLHVSYYKDEHRRGSIEIDRNSSVEVGISSHEKMQSVCKMFKCHPDEVMSIRTTNREYFLIGHDREKIKEWVSFMLSFCWDAKAARQNTEQEKFPLGGKRPSSDPSPLLGPSSASEAVSPTPPRNSLPDMHLMENNSPGLRQAHLPHDFLSETTEETEEESHYVSPQSILSQLDDLNASNDPGQPAEPDSPEQFSETNEHHYMPMKSCFFRETSHKSADSKEGSQALPEIQNGGLHLQEQGSQSDSCLPPANMEAQTMNDKKGLASLTVVQLSILINNIPDESQVEKLNVFLSPSDVINYLSLMEAAGRICVAQWQGPPHLGCLFFHGDHILAVNDLMPQGLEEASLFLSRSVQKEKIKLTIGRIPNSEKFHAVACTCPLKYKGVVPCRLGEPRLEKTLKRSPAIKKGQHQRTGESHARTHC; encoded by the exons ATGCT AGGAGAACAGACAGCCATAATGGAACCCAAACCTCAGAAGAGCCCAG gcaaacaatttacattttattatgaaaatgaagTCTGCAAACAAGATTACTTTATTAAATCACCACCTCCTCAGCTTTTCTTCTCTGCT tcttcTTGGAAAAAGCGGTTTTTCATTCTGTcaaagagtgggggaaggagactTCACGTCTCCTATTACAAAGACGAACATCGCCGAGGTTCCATTGAAATTGACCG AAACTCCAGTGTAGAAGTTGGCATAAGTAGCCATGAAAAAATGCAATCTGTATGTAAGATGTTCAAATGCCACCCTGATGAGGTGATGTCCATCAGAACCACTAACAGGGAATATTTCCTCATTGGCCATGACAG GGAGAAGATTAAAGAGTGGGTCTCCTTCATGTTATCATTTTGCTGGGACGCCAAAGCAGCACGCCAGAACACAGAG CAGGAGAAATTCCCCCTGGGTGGTAAAAGGCCTTCTTCAGACCCCAGTCCTCTCCTTGGTCCTTCCAGCGCGTCAGAGGCTGTCAGCCCCACCCCACCAAGAAATAGTCTTCCAGACATG CATTTAATGGAAAACAATTCTCCAGGACTCAGACAAGCTCATCTGCCACACGATTTCTTGTCAGAGACTActgaagagacagaagaagagagtCATTATGTTAGTCCTCAAAGTATCCTTTCACAG TTGGATGATCTTAATGCTTCCAATGATCCTGGTCAACCTGCTGAGCCTGATAGTCCAGAACAGTTCTCGGAGACAAATGAACATCATTACATGCCAATGAAATCCTG ttttttcaGAGAGACATCCCACAAGTCTGCTGATAGCAAAGAGGGATCCCAGGCCCTTCCAGAGATCCAGAACGGGGGGCTTCACTTGCAAGAACAAGGCTCACAAAGTGACTCTTGTCTTCCACCTGCCAATATGGAAGCACAGACCATGAATGACAAAAAGGGGTTGGCCTCACTTACTGTTGTGCAATTATCTATACTAATCAA TAACATCCCTGATGAAAGCCAAGTGGAGAAACTGAATgtgttcctttctccttctgacGTCATAAATTATCTTAGTCTCATGGAAGCTGCGGGACGGATATG TGTGGCTCAGTGGCAAGGCCCCCCGCACCTgggatgtttattttttcacGGAGATCACATCTTGGCTGTGAATGACCTGATGCCCCAGGGCCTGGAGGAGGCTTCCTTGTTTCTCAGTCGGTCTGTCCAGAAGGAG aaaataaaactcaccATCGGCCGGATCCCAAATTCAGAGAAATTCCATGCTGTCGCCTGTACGTGCCCCTTAAAATACAAAGGTGTTGTACCTTGTCGACTGGGTGAGCCTAGACTGGAGAAGACCCTGAAGAGGAGTCCAGCCATTAAAAAGGGTCAACACCAACGAACTGGAGAGTCACACGCCAGGACCCACTGCTGA